The sequence GGTGGCGGCGTCGCCGTCGTGGTCTTCCTGTTGAGTCTCGTCTGAGTCGCCGGTGAATCTCGCTCGGGTCGCTGTCGAGTCTCGTTTGAGCCACCGTCGAGTCTCGGCTCCGTCGCGCTCGTGGGCGCTCCCGGCGGATTCGGACCGCCACGCTTTACCTCCCTCCCGCCTCCCCTTCGAGTATGATACTCTCGGACGCCGACATCCTCGACCGGATGGAGGCTGGCGACCTCGTGGTCGAACCGCTGGACGACCCCGACTTGCAGATTCAGCCCGCGAGCGTGGACCTGCGACTCGGCCGCGAGTTTCTGGAGTTCCAGCGCACGAACATCCCCTGCATCCACCCGACGAGCGAACAGGAGGTCTCGGAGTACGTCACCGAGACCGTCGTCGAGGAGGGCGACGACTTCATCCTCCATCCCGGCGACTTCGTGCTGGGGACGACCAAAGAGCGCGTCGAGATTCCCGCCGACCTCATCGCCCACGTCGAGGGCCGGTCGTCGCTCGGTCGCCTCGCGGTCGTCGTCCACGCCACCGCGGGCCTCTGTGACCCCGGTTACGAGGGCCAGATTACCCTCGAACTGTCGAATCTGGGGACCGCGCCGGTCGCGCTCGAACCCGGCATGCGCGTCTCCCAACTGACGTTCACCGAACTCAAGACGCCCGCCGACCGCCCGTACGGCGAGGAGCGCGGGTCGAAGTATCAGGGCCAGTCCGGACCGCAGGCCTCGCGCATCCAGAGCGACCACGAGTTCGGCGGCGACCAGAAGTCGGGTGATTCGGCGTGAGGTTCGCCGAGGAGATCGTCGTCGAGGAGTTCCTCCCGACGGTCCGGTCGATGCTCGCGGAAGACCTGCGCGACCGGGGCCTGACCCAGAGCGAGGTCGCGGACCTGCTGGGCATTAGCCAGAGCGCCGTCTCGAAGTACGCCAACGGCGAGGTCGAGCGCAACGAGCGGGTCCTCGCCGACGAGCGCGTGCGGAACCTCGTCGCGCGACTCGGCGAGGGGCTCGCGGAGGGGACGATGAGTCGCGTCGAGGCGCTGGTCGAGATAGAGATTCTGATTCGGCGACTCGAAGACCGGGACCTCGTGGCCGAGATTCACGAGGCCGAGATGCCCGAACTCGCGGGCCACGGCGGCGATTTCAACGTCCACGACCCCGAGGGCGACCTCCGGACGACCGAGCGCGTCCGGTCGTCGCTCCGCCGAGGCCTGACCATCGTGGAGAGTACCAGCGGGTTCTCCTCGCTCATCCCCGCGGTGGGTTCGAACCTCTGTGAGTGTACGCCCGACGCCGACGGCATCGACGACGTGGCGGGCGTGCCGGGCCGCATCTTCGACGTGAAGGGGCAGGCGACCATCCCCTCCGAACCCGAGTTCGGCGTGAGCGAACACGTCGCCTCGCTCCTGCTGGCCGCGCGTCGCCACGGGAGCGACGCCCGCGCGGCGCTGAACGTCCGCTACTCGCCGGACATCGTGGCGGCGCTCGAAGAGTTGGGCCACGCCACCGCCGAGTTCGAGGCCGAGTACGACGACTTGGACGCGGTGGTCGGCGCGGCCCTCGCCGAGACGCCCGACGCCGCCGTCCTCTATCACACCGGCGGCTACGGCATCGAACCCATCGTCTACCTGCTGGGCGAGGACGCCGAGGAGGTCGCGGTGATGGCGCGCGAACTGCTCTGAACGCTCAGTCCAGCGGTCGGTTCCGGAGCAGAATCTCGCCGTCGTCGCGCTCGTCCACCGAGTCCGAGTCGAGCGCGAACGCCTCGTCGTCGGCCTCGTGGCTCCCCCAGTCGAGTTTCGCCTTGAGTTCTTCGGCGAGGCTCGGGTCGGGTTCGACGTACGCGTCGCCGCCCCGGACTTCGGTGACGACGCCGATTTTCTTGCGGTCGGCGTCGAAGACGGACGAACCCTCGTCGGCTTCGGTGAACTCCATGCGCCGAGTTCGACCCGCTGGCGGAAGACGGCTACGGCCGGTCCGCTGGGTCTCGCCACGTCCCCGGTCCGCCGAGTCTCGCGGTGCCTTCGGTCCGACGGAGTTCCCGACACGTGTCCCTATTCCTACGCGCTCCGACACGAAAACGGGTGCGTTTATGTCCCCGCACCAGCCTTGCACACGCATGGACGCGAGTCGTTCGCTTCGGTGGGCAGTCTACTACGTCGTCCTCGCCGGAATCGCCACCGCGGTCGGCGGTGCGCTGGTCGGCGGAGGAGTCGTCTTGGGCATCGCAGACGGGTACGGGCAACTGGCCGACGGCGCGGCGCTGACGACCGCGCTGGCGACCGCCGCGCCGGGTCTCACGCTGGCGCTGTTGGGCGTCGTCGTCTGGGCGGTCGGCTCCGTCACGGCGTTCGTGCGGGTGTTCACCGCCGCCGTCGAGGAGCAGATGCGCGAACGCTTCGACGGCGAGCGGGTCAAGAGCGAGATTCTGTCGGTGCTGGACGAACGCCTCTCGGAGGTCGAACACGATGTCTCGGAGACGCGCCGTCAGATCTCGGAGTTGAAACGCGAGGAGTCCGCCGACGAGTTCCAGTTCGGCGAACAGCAGTAGCCGACGAGCGGAGTCGAACCCGCTCCGGGAGCGGCCGCTCGGGAACATAAAGCAACTGTAGAAAACGTATTTTGTTTCCGAGAGCAATCTATAGGCATCTTTGTGAGCTATTCGCGGAGCGGGGCAACTTTTCTACCGGCGCGGCCCGAGTCACCGACCATGAACGACGCCGACCGTGCAGGTTTGGAGACCGAGGCCGACCACCCAAACTCGGAGACCGAGGCCGACCACCCAAACTCGGAAACCGACGACTACGCGGCGGTCGTCGCCGAGGCCGACCGCGACCTGCCGCCCGAGACCGTCGCCGCGATGGTCGGCGAGATTCGCCCGTCGTGGTCGGTCCGGGAGGCCGCGCCCGCCGAGGAGGGAACCGACGTGGTGTACTTCGTCACCGCCGAGATGCCCGACGGTCCCCGCGAGTGCGTCCTGAAGGCCTGCGAGTTCCTCGACCCGCGGGCGTTCCGGCCCGAACCGCACCTGATGGAGGCGGTCGGCCGCCGGACCGAGATTCCCGTCCCGGCGGTCGTCGGCGCGGTGGACGACCACCCCGACCTGCCCGCGCCGTGCTACCTGATGGAGCGGTGCGACGGCGCGGTCCGCGAAGGGGCGGCCCGCGACCTCCCGGCGGCCGCCATCGAGCGACTGGCCCGCGATGCCGGGCGCTATCTGGCGCAACTCCACGCGCTCGGCGAGTTCGAGGCCTTCGGTACCGTTCTCCTCGGGCGCGACGCCCGTCGGGAGGGCCGCGCCAGCGGCCTGACAGTGGCGGACCGCGACTCGCCCGCCGGAGAGCGCGTCCTGACCACCGACGAGTCGGCGACCGACTCGTGGCGCGAGCGCGTCGAGGAGGTCGTCGCCAGCACCCGCGGCGAGTTCCACGACCGGTTCGCGGACCTCGAATCCGACCTCCGGGCGGCCGTCGAGTCGCGCCTCGACGCGCTCGACGGCGAGTTCGACGCGGTTCTCGGCGACGACGACTACCGACTCGGGAACCTGCTGGTGGACCCCGAGACCGGCGAGACGCGCGCGGTCCTCGACTGGGGGAACTCCTCGACGCTCGAACCGCAGTACAACCTCGTGCTGACCGAGCAACACCTGAGCGACTGGGCGCGCCACGGCGACCCGCGCCGCGAGCGCGTCCGCGTGGCACTCCGGGAAGGGTATCTGGACGCGAGCGACCGCGACGAACGAGAGGAGGCCGCGGAGAT is a genomic window of Halorussus salinus containing:
- the dcd gene encoding dCTP deaminase, which codes for MILSDADILDRMEAGDLVVEPLDDPDLQIQPASVDLRLGREFLEFQRTNIPCIHPTSEQEVSEYVTETVVEEGDDFILHPGDFVLGTTKERVEIPADLIAHVEGRSSLGRLAVVVHATAGLCDPGYEGQITLELSNLGTAPVALEPGMRVSQLTFTELKTPADRPYGEERGSKYQGQSGPQASRIQSDHEFGGDQKSGDSA
- a CDS encoding thiamine-phosphate synthase family protein — encoded protein: MRFAEEIVVEEFLPTVRSMLAEDLRDRGLTQSEVADLLGISQSAVSKYANGEVERNERVLADERVRNLVARLGEGLAEGTMSRVEALVEIEILIRRLEDRDLVAEIHEAEMPELAGHGGDFNVHDPEGDLRTTERVRSSLRRGLTIVESTSGFSSLIPAVGSNLCECTPDADGIDDVAGVPGRIFDVKGQATIPSEPEFGVSEHVASLLLAARRHGSDARAALNVRYSPDIVAALEELGHATAEFEAEYDDLDAVVGAALAETPDAAVLYHTGGYGIEPIVYLLGEDAEEVAVMARELL
- a CDS encoding phosphotransferase family protein gives rise to the protein MNDADRAGLETEADHPNSETEADHPNSETDDYAAVVAEADRDLPPETVAAMVGEIRPSWSVREAAPAEEGTDVVYFVTAEMPDGPRECVLKACEFLDPRAFRPEPHLMEAVGRRTEIPVPAVVGAVDDHPDLPAPCYLMERCDGAVREGAARDLPAAAIERLARDAGRYLAQLHALGEFEAFGTVLLGRDARREGRASGLTVADRDSPAGERVLTTDESATDSWRERVEEVVASTRGEFHDRFADLESDLRAAVESRLDALDGEFDAVLGDDDYRLGNLLVDPETGETRAVLDWGNSSTLEPQYNLVLTEQHLSDWARHGDPRRERVRVALREGYLDASDRDEREEAAEMHRLAVRELVE